One segment of Synchiropus splendidus isolate RoL2022-P1 chromosome 4, RoL_Sspl_1.0, whole genome shotgun sequence DNA contains the following:
- the LOC128756812 gene encoding focal adhesion kinase 1-like isoform X13: MPSTRDYEIQRERIELGRCIGEGQFGDVHQGVYNIPDKPSSPVAIKTCKNCTSDSVREKFLQEALTMRQFDHPHIVKLIGVITENPVWIIMELCTLGELRSFLQVRKYSLDLATLILYSYQLSTALAYLEGKRFVHRDIAARNVLVSSVDCVMLGDFGLSRYMEDSSYYKASKGKLPIKWMAPESINFRRFTSASDVWMFGVCMWEILMYGIKPFQGVKNNDVIGRIENGERLAMPPQCPPTLYSLMTKCWSYDPSKRPRFTELKTQLNTILEEEKQQQEERLRMEMRRQVTVSWDTGGSDEAPPKPSRPGYPSPRSSEGFFSSPQHNHFQSSAHAGVGSVFPPADAWNQLRPEHTALWSTDMEEGVNVSHHLIEERLMMQQQQMEDDQRWLEQEESLMKPETRNSRGSMDREDGMLQAPGGSQHIYQPIGKPEIVAPPKKPPRPGAPGHLGNLTSISSVESYNEGVKLQPQEISPPPTANLDRSNDKVYENVTGLVKSVIEMSNRIQPAAPEEYVPMVKEVGLALRTLLATVDETIPVLPASTHREIEMAQKLLNSDLAELIAKMKLAQQYVMTSLQKDYKKQMLMAAHALAVDAKNLLDVIDQARLKMITNQH, encoded by the exons ATGCCCTCCA cgcGGGACTATGAGATCCAGAGAGAGAGGATAGAGTTAGGTCGCTGCATCGGGGAGGGTCAGTTCGGAGATGTTCACCAAGGAGTCTACAACATCCCT GACAAACCTTCGTCACCTGTCGCCATTAAAACCTGCAAGAactgcacttcagacagcgtcagAGAAAAGTTCCTCCAGGAAGCAC TAACCATGCGTCAATTCGACCATCCTCACATCGTGAAACTGATCGGAGTGATCACAGAAAACCCTGTGTGGATCATCATGGAGCTGTGCACACTCGGGGAG TTGCGGTCCTTCCTTCAAGTGAGGAAGTACAGTCTGGACTTGGCCACTCTAATTTTGTATTCATACCAGCTGAGCACAGCGCTGGCTTACCTGGAGGGAAAACGCTTTGTGCACCG GGACATCGCAGCACGAAATGTGTTGGTGTCTTCAGTGGACTGTGTGATGCTGGGAGACTTTGGTTTGTCCAGATACATGGAGGACAGCTCCTACTATAAAG CCTCTAAAGGAAAACTGCCCATCAAGTGGATGGCTCCGGAGTCGATCAACTTCAGGAGGTTCACCTCTGCCAGCGACGTGTGGATGTTTG GCGTCTGCATGTGGGAGATCCTGATGTATGGCATCAAGCCCTTCCAGGGGGTGAAAAACAACGACGTGATCGGCAGAATAGAGAACGGCGAGCGACTGGCCATGCCTCCCCAGTGCCCGCCCACCCTCTACAGCCTGATGACCAAGTGCTGGTCGTATGACCCCAGCAAACGACCCCGGTTTACCGAACTGAAGACGCAACTCAA cacgatactggaggaggagaagcagcagcaggaggagaggctgcgGATGGAGATGAGGAGACAAGTCACCGTGTCCTGGGACACCGGTGGTTCTGATGAAGCTCCACCTAAA CCCAGCAGACCAGGGTACCCCAGTCCTCGCTCAAGTGAAGGCTTCTTCTCCAGTCCCCAACACAACCACTTCCAG TCGTCTGCTCACGCTGGTGTTGGAAGCGTCTTCCCTCCTGCTGACGCCTGGAACCAGCTGAGGCCGGAGCACACGGCTCTGTGGAGCACTGACATGGAG GAGGGTGTCAACGTCAGCCACCATCTCATCGAGGAGAGGCtgatgatgcagcagcagcagatggaggacGACCAGCGGtggctggagcaggaggagagtctCATG AAGCCGGAGACCAGAAACAGCAGAGGAAGCATGGACAGGGAAGACGGCATGTTGCAAGCCCCG GGTGGTTCTCAACACATCTATCAGCCCATTGGAAAGCCAG aaattgTTGCTCCTCCAAAGAAGCCTCCACGCCCCGGAGCTCCAGGTCACCTGGGCAACCTGACGTCCATCAGCTCCGTGGAGAGCTACAATGAAGGAGTGAAG TTGCAGCCTCAGGAGATCAGTCCGCCGCCCACAGCCAACCTGGATCGCTCCAACGACAAAGTCTACGAGAACGTGACGGGCTTGGTGAAGTCGGTGATCGAGATGTCCAACCGAATTCAGCCGGCAGCCCCGGAGGAGTACGTCCCCATGGTGAAG GAGGTGGGCCTGGCTCTGAGGACGCTGCTGGCTACTGTGGACGAGACCATACCTGTACTGCCGGCCAGCACTCACCGAGAG ATCGAAATGGCCCAGAAGCTGTTGAACTCCGACCTGGCTGAGCTGATCGCCAAAATGAAGCTGGCCCAGCAATACGTGATGACAAG TTTACAGAAAGACTACAAGAAGCAGATGCTCATGGCGGCTCACGCGCTCGCCGTCGACGCCAAGAACCTCCTGGATGTGATCGACCAAGCGCGACTCAAGATGATCACAAACCAGCATTAG